GTCAAAATTACATCGAAAGGGCAGATGACCCTGCCGAAGGAGTTCCGAGATGCACTGGGAGTAAGTGAAGGGGATCAGTTGATTCTGTTTCGCAAAGGCAAACAGGTGATCTTGCAAAGTGCCAAAGAGTTTCAGAAGCGGGTGGAGGAGCTAGAGCGTCAATTCGAGAAGGAAGCATTGGAGGCGGGGCTTACCAAAGAGGATTATGAATCGATTCAAAACGACCGTTCCGACTATGCAGAGGAATACATGAATCGCTTGAAGGGAGAGGAGTAACATCCGTATCTTGATTGACTCCAATGTCTTTCTCTCCGCCGTAGTATTTTCACCCAAGATTAAGGATTAGATCCACTTCATCCAGTACCTAGAAGGTATCAAAAATCCCGAAACGACAGCCTTTCTCAAAACCGTCCAAGTTTCTGAACTGCCTATGAGGGAACGAAACCTCCAAACTTCATGGAAAAAGGTTTATATATGAGCGGATTCGAGTTT
Above is a window of Polycladomyces zharkentensis DNA encoding:
- a CDS encoding AbrB/MazE/SpoVT family DNA-binding domain-containing protein, translated to MKTVKITSKGQMTLPKEFRDALGVSEGDQLILFRKGKQVILQSAKEFQKRVEELERQFEKEALEAGLTKEDYESIQNDRSDYAEEYMNRLKGEE